A stretch of the Ananas comosus cultivar F153 linkage group 14, ASM154086v1, whole genome shotgun sequence genome encodes the following:
- the LOC109720335 gene encoding protein RER1A-like produces MMDPSSGGGGGGGGGGGGGEGGGGAAGAMESWAAEAARRYQHLLDRATPHVGRRWVGLGALALVYAVRVWFAQGFYIVSYALGIYVLNLFIAFLSPQVDPEVESLGDGPALPTRSSDEFRPFVRRLPEFKFWYSLTKAVCIAFVATFFSVFDVPVFWPILLFYWFVLFTVTMKRQILHMIKYKYVPFSFGKQRYTGKRAASVDTEILPKD; encoded by the exons ATGATGGATCCctccagcggcggcggcggcggcggcggcggaggaggaggaggaggggaaggaggaggcggagcggcGGGGGCGATGGAGTCgtgggcggcggaggcggcgcggcGGTACCAGCACCTGCTCGACCGGGCGACGCCGCACGTGGGGCGGCGGTGGGTGGGGCTCggcgccctcgccctcgtctACGCCGTGCGCGTTTGGTTCGCCCAGGGGTTCTACATCGTCTCCTACGCCCTCGGCATCTACGTCCTCAACCTCTTCATCGCCTTCCTCTCCCCCCAGGTCGACCCCGAGGTCGAGAGCCTCGGCGACGGCCCCGCGCTCCCCACGCGCTCCTCCGACGAGTTCCGCCCCTTTGTGCGCCGCCTCCCCGAGTTCAAGTTCTG GTATTCACTTACTAAAGCGGTATGTATCGCTTTCGTGGCGACATTCTTTAGTGTGTTCGACGTGCCAGTGTTTTGGCCGATTCTACTTTTCTATTGGTTTGTGTTGTTCACGGTCACAATGAAGCGACAAATTCTTCATATGATTAAATACAAATACGTTCCTTTCTCCTTTGGGAAGCAG CGCTACACTGGGAAAAGGGCAGCTTCTGTCGACACCGAAATTCTTCCTAAAGATTAA